The following proteins are co-located in the Engraulis encrasicolus isolate BLACKSEA-1 chromosome 2, IST_EnEncr_1.0, whole genome shotgun sequence genome:
- the LOC134464029 gene encoding uncharacterized protein LOC134464029, giving the protein MAIEDEEEEDRGQYPPEGNVLQHMVKYIYQRKKIPAVLPPDQLRPAHYPKHLKPMELFCEKCPDHTPLSEAVLITSKAKIVTLIDVIEDISTYRRNCNRCGMVYRYQEWTDGVHNYDDHVLISHHLSMFLRNSLQTHQAVGSSIEVLQETSGEKYPSKQRMLQAYLSFEALTDHKYEYSCVSCGYHPSTVIMDLHRKRVFHMPASNIEDPPPEYKGRVNATSFWEMIGLEMISRGLVPCKDIMIFRHRSYNNWAPWVSPHTRASEEIMNTEYCKALQANPTTSGELDVTEERLTDELLKLRSRATYDKVFAKIWGASGGWAVVTCPCGIIYRIKFNLRAESPRDFADILLSMAHFPNVCIYDFARGLATYLNGRQPLTLSLNAGRLLPPTEENIKGASEGTVKVSLPWLWSKKEVPDRGGNPIMGSSEHYTLYDRFHERNTKDPRDSLRKVELVPELLGWVNSQWRLRLLT; this is encoded by the exons ATGGCCATCGAGGAcgaggaagaagaagacagagGCCAGTATCCCCCAGAGGGAAATGTGTTACAACATATGGTCAAGTATATATACCAGAGGAAGAAGATTCCAGCTGTTCTTCCTCCTGACCAATTGAGGCCTGCCCACTACCCGAAACACCTCAAACCAATGGAGTTATTCTGTGAAAAATGCCCTGACCACACGCCTTTGAGCGAGGCTGTGCTTATAACTTCTAAAGCGAAAATAGTCACTTTGATTGATGTGATTGAGG ACATATCAACATACAGGAGGAACTGCAACAGATGTGGCATGGTCTACCGATATCAGGAGTGGACCGATGGAGTTCACAATTatgatgaccatgtcttaatatcCCATCACCTGAGCATGTTCCTCAGGAACAGCCTCCAG ACACATCAGGCGGTTGGAAGCTCAATTGAGGTGCTGCAGGAGACAAGTGGGGAAAAGTATCCCTCCAAACAACGGATGCTGCAGGCCTACCTGAGCTTTGAGGCACTGACAGACCATAAGTACGAATATTCCTGTGTGTCCTGCGGTTACCACCCCTCTACTGTCATCATGGACCTTCACAGGAAAAGGGTCTTTCACATGCCTG CAAGCAACATTGAGGACCCGCCACCTGAATACAAGGGCCGTGTGAATGCCACATCTTTCTGGGAGATGATAGGCTTGGAAATGATAAGCCGTGGACTAGTCCCCTGTAAGGACATAATGATT TTCCGCCATCGATCATACAACAACTGGGCCCCATGGGTTAGCCCACACACAAGAGCGTCCGAGGAGATAATGAACACAGAGTATTGTAAGGCATTGCAGGCCAATCCTACAACCAGTGGGGAGCTGGACGTCACGGAGGAACGACTGACGGACGAGCTCCTCAAGCTCAGG TCCAGGGCAACCTATGACAAGGTCTTTGCCAAGATATGGGGAGCCTCTG GTGGTTGGGCAGTTGTCACCTGCCCATGTGGCATTATTTACAGGATTAAGTTTAACTTGAGAGCAGAGAGTCCCAGGGACTTTGCAGACATTTTACTGTCCATGGCCCATTTTCCGAATGTTTGCATTTATGACTTTGCTCGGGGACTAGCAACTTATTTAAATGGCAGGCAGCCCCTTACTTTGTCCCTTAATGCCGGAAGGTTGCTGCCCCCCACAGAGGAGAACATAAAGGGAGCATCTGAGGGCACAGTAAAAGTCAGCCTCCCATGGTTGTGGAGCAAGAAAGAAGTGCCTGACAGGGGTGGGAACCCCATCATGGGGTCATCAGAGCATTACACTCTGTATGATCGTTTCCATGAGCGGAATACAAAAGACCCCCGTGACTCGCTCAGGAAAGTGGAGCTGGTGCCGGAACTGCTTGGGTGGGTCAACAGCCAGT GGCGACTGCGACTGCTCACctaa